In a genomic window of Melopsittacus undulatus isolate bMelUnd1 chromosome 1, bMelUnd1.mat.Z, whole genome shotgun sequence:
- the LOC101875123 gene encoding myosin regulatory light chain 2, smooth muscle minor isoform has translation MSSKRAKTKTTKKRPQRATSNVFAMFDQSQIQEFKEAFNMIDQNRDGFIDKEDLHDMLASLGKNPTDEYLDSMMNEAPGPINFTMFLTMFGEKLNGTDPEDVIRNAFACFDEEATGFIQEDYLRELLTTMGDRFTDEEVDELYREAPIDKKGNFNYIEFTRILKHGAKDKDD, from the exons ATGTCCAGCAAAAGAGCAAAGACGAAGACCACCAAGAAGCGCCCTCAGCGCGCCACTTCCAATGTATTTGCCATGTTTGATCAGTCTCAGATTCAGGAGTTCAAGGAGGCCTTCAACATGATTGACCAGAACAGGGATGGCTTCATTGACAAAGAGGACTTGCATGATATGCTCGCCTCCCTTG GAAAGAATCCAACGGATGAATACCTAGATTCCATGATGAATGAGGCTCCAGGCCCTATAAATTTCACAATGTTCCTCACAATGTTTGGTGAGAAGTTAAATGGCACTGACCCGGAAGATGTAATCAGGAAtgcttttgcttgctttgaTGAAGAAGCAACAG GGTTCATCCAAGAAGACTACCTGCGAGAGTTGCTTACCACAATGGGAGACAGGTTCACAGATGAGGAGGTAGATGAGTTGTACAGGGAGGCACCCATTGACAAAAAGGGCAACTTCAACTATATTGAGTTCACACGCATCCTGAAACATGGAGCAAAAGACAAGGATGACTGA